Proteins encoded by one window of Eremothecium cymbalariae DBVPG#7215 chromosome 1, complete sequence:
- the RPL22A gene encoding 60S ribosomal protein eL22 (similar to Ashbya gossypii ACR221W 1-intron) has translation MAPNTFKKQKIAKTFTVDVSSPTDNGVFDPASYAKYLVEHIKVDGHLGNLGNAITVEENGSTVTIVSTAKFSGKYLKYLTKKYLKKNQLRDWIRFVSSSTNEYKLTFYQVTPEDEEDEE, from the exons ATGGCTCCAAAT acTTTCAAAAAGCAAAAGATCGCTAAGACGTTTACTGTTGACGTTTCTTCTCCAACTGACAACGGTGTTTTCGACCCAGCTTCTTACGCTAAGTACTTGGTTGAACACATCAAGGTTGACGGCCACCTCGGTAACTTGGGTAATGCCATCACTGTTGAGGAGAATGGTTCCACTGTTACCATTGTTTCTACCGCAAAGTTCTCTGGTAAGTACTTGAAGTACTTGACCAAGAAGTACTTGAAGAAGAACCAATTGAGAGACTGGATCAGATTCGTGTCTAGCAGCACCAACGAATACAAGTTGACCTTCTACCAAGTCACCCCAGAAGACGAGGAGGATGAGGAATAA
- the BMT6 gene encoding 25S rRNA (uracil2843-N3)-methyltransferase (similar to Ashbya gossypii ACR222W), with protein MSKQPSHSLPVHHKDTLPPQQILDLFKVVFKQELYESDEQQLSNEIQIVKSDLYNRDYISAFNTASKRAAYCCRWSPSRAVAYASLFATLTPVADILAGSNFAAANVKSSAVGRCHSTSFGSQPEDLTNNILCIGGGAGGELVALVSAFTLSRDFNSKFQKKIPCSNQNRLSITLVDISNWEDIIQRLNDSINTNWLHEQSKFLNVEFKNDDILKIPLADLQLPRLDLITSLFTTNELFLENRVSAVRLFQKLNTHCTSGCLLLIVESAGSYSHITIGSRRFPIQFLIDTLLLGKPGEQEKGNWELLSKDDSLWYRGDANLSYPMKLENMRVFYRLYRKK; from the coding sequence ATGTCTAAGCAGCCGTCGCATTCTCTCCCGGTACATCATAAAGATACACTACCCCCGCAACAGATTCTTGATTTGTTTAAGGTGGTTTTTAAGCAAGAACTATACGAAAGCGATGAGCAACAGTTGAGCAACGAAATTCAAATTGTCAAGTCGGATCTTTACAATAGGGATTACATTTCTGCGTTCAATACGGCAAGTAAACGAGCTGCATATTGTTGCAGATGGTCACCATCAAGAGCAGTTGCATATGCATCTTTGTTTGCAACTCTAACCCCTGTTGCTGACATTTTGGCCGGTTCAAATTTTGCAGCCGCAAATGTAAAGTCATCCGCTGTGGGTAGGTGCCATAGCACAAGTTTTGGAAGTCAGCCAGAAGACCTGACCAACAATATTTTGTGTATAGGTGGCGGAGCCGGTGGAGAACTGGTAGCGCTGGTGAGTGCCTTTACATTGTCGAGGGATTTCAATTCTAAATTTCAGAAAAAGATACCTTGTTCGAATCAAAATAGACTCTCTATAACACTCGTCGATATTTCAAACTGGGAAGATATTATCCAGAGATTGAATGATTCGATTAATACCAATTGGTTGCATGAGCAAAGTAAATTCCTTAACGtggaatttaaaaatgatgaCATCCTGAAGATACCTCTTGCTGACTTGCAGTTACCAAGGCTAGATCTTATCACGTCTCTTTTCACCACTAATGAACTCTTTTTAGAAAACAGAGTCTCGGCCGTTCGACTGTTTCAGAAGCTAAATACTCATTGTACGTCAGGATGTCTACTCTTGATCGTTGAAAGTGCAGGCAGTTACTCTCATATAACCATAGGAAGTAGAAGATTCCCAATCCAGTTTTTAATAGATACCCTTCTACTGGGGAAACCTGGGGAACAAGAAAAAGGCAATTGGGAGTTGTTATCTAAGGATGATTCATTGTGGTACCGGGGGGATGCCAACTTGAGTTACCCCATGAAATTAGAAAATATGCGCGTCTTCTACAGGCTCTACAGAAAGAAGTAA
- the MOB2 gene encoding Mob2p (similar to Ashbya gossypii ACR223W 1-intron), which yields MSFLNSLKGFGRTSKKNKGSPTRASQASVAHGIYGTPQSNGSRLSFRKGRSPTRRSGTSQQPQSQQQTTQQSQVVTDKIESQQVMFLSEPFLRTALVKGSFKTIVQLPKYVDVGEWIALNVFEFFTNLNQFYGVIAEYVTPDAYPTMNAGSRTEYLWLDANNRQVALPAGQYIDLALSWINNKVNDQNLFPTKSGIPFAQNFIRDVQRIMIQMFRIFAHIYHHHFDKIVHLSLEAHWNSFFAHFISFAKEFNLIDRKEMYPLELLIESLEKQGKII from the exons Atgtcttttttaaattcattaaa AGGATTTGGTAGAACTAGTAAGAAAAATAAAGGCTCACCTACGAGAGCTTCACAGGCATCTGTAGCTCATGGAATATATGGAACACCGCAGTCCAACGGTTCAAGATTGTCATTTAGAAAGGGCCGTTCGCCTACAAGAAGGTCCGGTACATCGCAGCAACCACAATCCCAACAGCAGACTACCCAGCAGTCACAGGTTGTAACAGATAAAATAGAATCTCAGCAGGTGATGTTTCTAAGTGAGCCATTTTTGCGGACGGCTCTAGTGAAGGGCTCATTCAAGACAATCGTCCAACTGCCCAAATATGTTGATGTTGGGGAATGGATTGCTTTGAATGTGTTTGAGTTCTTCACCAATCTGAACCAGTTTTATGGAGTTATAGCAGAGTATGTGACGCCTGATGCTTACCCTACTATGAATGCAGGGTCTAGGACAGAATATTTGTGGTTAGATGCTAACAACAGGCAAGTAGCTCTTCCTGCTGGTCAATACATCGATTTGGCTTTGTCTTGGATTAACAATAAGGTGAATGATCAGAATCTTTTCCCCACCAAAAGCGGTATTCCTTTCGCTCAAAATTTCATACGAGATGTTCAAAGAATCATGATACAGATGTTTAGAATATTTGCTCATATCTATCACCACCATTTCGATAAAATTGTCCATCTCTCCTTAGAAGCCCATTGGAATTCTTTTTTCGCACATTTTATTAGTTTTGCAAAAGAATTCAACCTTATTGATAGGAAAGAAATGTATCCATTAGAACTATTGATTGAAAGTCTTGAAAAGCAAGGTAAAATAATTTAA
- the RPO41 gene encoding DNA-directed RNA polymerase (similar to Ashbya gossypii ACR224C): MFRYSKTLGKSKVSRIKSLLRSSGVPFRGATAIKRTSYCGDVQQVAFLKTSSVTKDLSDLGFSKSSQASISPDFTPFDASNATFEAIERSNVMNLWSLLEACLTAGYLDRAFSILQSLYDLPSHRAYFITDYNKYLFRCCQDFQSVEPMRKKLYSDLHNHFPKCNYDDRTLAILIHYAIRVSKNDTALKTDLTTFLCMTGGSVRSIMKNADVLTIQDYTKLCNDLKCVKLNELPEAVRSILEETMSSNDLVSAVEQQSTGLLHLKRENERHITATEGLQEDIKSVEKGVTELMSVKTFGMRAVRHSLLGLSISDEQRKKLNGLVVDPLLKTVVPEHTSIDFFEMYKSLKTDEERVAFDSFLEEFNHERQRDLENRSVDAAKERWRHEFEEAKTRGGLNIKKSLNVKLWEWYNGMYPLVREEVKRCKELVNLIDTKKPVQHSPKDKARMEYAPYLTLLNPEKMSVITILELLSLNSTGGVSEGMRTARAVMAIGKAVEMEFRSEALLKSENQMFKDVSKKSPEFKKLLQMAKTTFRNTKIEQSKVFWPYQIRAKIGSLLISMLINVARVEVTGIDPVTKEAVYGEAPAICHTFQYRTGSKIGVLKLHRSLTYQLGGERLNASVQPQHLPMLVKPRPWTSWNSGGYYYSQSTLIRSKDSPEQLAYIKAVTGKGAVNNIYQGLNVLGDTAWTVNKPLFTILSKIWNSGEEYLDIPPQEDDCQLPPKPPRESDPLELKRWRNDCRFKNIEYRGNRAMRCDSNYKLEIARAFLGEKFYFPHNMDFRGRAYPLAPHFNHLGNDMTRALLIFWQGKKLGEDGLNWLKVHLANLYGMDKKPFEDRIKFTEEHLEDIKDSAENPLHGNGWWKKADKPWQCLATCMELRDAYKLENPEDFISHQPVHQDGTCNGLQHYAALGGDIEGARQVNLVPSDRPQDVYAFVAKLVTERLTKAAAAGDEKAEQLKDMINRKVVKRTVMTNVYGVTFVGASQQIDKELREAFPDKNESYDMARYLTRHVFASIRELFHAAHLIQDWLAESAKKISKSVRLDLEIEKGKKLDSSLMMTSVIWTSPLGLPVVQPYRDIKKRQITTNLQTVFIADPFAVNPIDPRKQMAGLPPNFIHSLDASHMLLSAIECGSQGLQFAAVHDSYWSHACDISLMNKTLRNQFIKMHEVDLIQRLKNEFDERYKDYLEVRRIKKSSALALGITQLRQELSAKLGKPLTLADEIAMERERIQLLRSPNPEDQDRGKKMVTTVSFVEGEDYQDLEAPTGTLIMVPMKFPDIPPKGEFDVKELVHSKYFFS; this comes from the coding sequence ATGTTTAGATATTCTAAAACATTGGGAAAGTCTAAAGTTAGCCGTATTAAATCCTTATTACGGTCATCAGGCGTGCCCTTTAGAGGTGCAACAGCTATTAAACGGACCTCGTATTGCGGAGATGTTCAACAAGTTGCATTCCTGAAGACTAGTTCCGTTACCAAAGATCTATCTGATTTaggattttcaaaatctagTCAAGCTTCTATATCTCCCGATTTTACACCATTTGATGCTTCGAATGCTACATTTGAAGCTATTGAGCGTAGCAATGTGATGAACTTGTGGTCGCTCCTTGAAGCTTGTTTAACAGCAGGCTACCTGGATAGGGCATTCTCCATATTGCAATCGTTATATGATTTACCTTCACATAGGGCTTACTTTATTACTGACTACAACAAGTATTTATTTCGATGTTGTCAAGATTTTCAATCTGTAGAACCTATGAGAAAAAAGTTGTACTCAGATCTCCATaatcattttccaaaatgtAATTATGATGACAGGACACTAGCAATACTAATACACTATGCTATACGTGTTTCCAAGAATGATACAGCACTGAAAACAGATTTGACTACATTTCTCTGCATGACCGGTGGAAGTGTAAGGTCTATTATGAAAAATGCAGATGTGTTGACTATTCAAGATTACACTAAGCTATGCAATGATTTGAAGTGTGTTAAGTTGAATGAATTGCCAGAGGCTGTAAGATCTATACTAGAAGAGACAATGTCATCCAATGATTTAGTTTCCGCAGTGGAGCAGCAATCAACTGGGCTGCTTCATTTGAAAAGGGAAAATGAACGGCATATCACTGCTACTGAAGGTTTACAGGAAGACATAAAAAGTGTTGAAAAAGGTGTAACCGAATTGATGTCTGTCAAAACCTTTGGTATGAGAGCTGTAAGGCACAGTTTATTAGGACTATCCATTTCTGACGAACAGCGGAAGAAACTTAACGGCCTAGTTGTTGATCCACTTCTTAAAACCGTAGTACCTGAGCATACTAGCATTGACTTCTTCGAAATGTataaatctttgaaaacaGATGAAGAGCGGGTTGCGTTTGACAGTTTCCTAGAAGAATTCAACCATGAACGTCAGCGAGACTTGGAGAACCGATCGGTTGATGCTGCAAAGGAACGCTGGAGACATGAGTTTGAGGAAGCTAAAACTAGAGGTGGGCTgaacattaaaaaaagcTTAAACGTTAAATTATGGGAATGGTATAATGGTATGTATCCTTTGGTTCGGGAGGAAGTTAAGCGTTGCAAGGAATTGGTTAATTTGATAGATACAAAAAAGCCTGTTCAGCATAGTCCGAAGGATAAGGCTAGAATGGAATACGCCCCATATCTGACGTTGCTAAACCCAGAAAAAATGAGCGTCATCACGATTCTTGAACTATTAAGTTTGAACTCAACGGGTGGTGTATCAGAAGGTATGAGAACTGCAAGAGCTGTCATGGCCATTGGTAAAGCGGTTGAAATGGAATTTAGGTCAGAAGCCCTGCTGAAAAGTGAAAATCAAATGTTCAAAGATGTCAGCAAGAAATCTCCAGAGTTTAAAAAACTGCTTCAGATGGCTAAAACTACTTTCCGTAACACCAAAATTGAACAATCTAAGGTTTTCTGGCCCTACCAGATTAGGGCAAAAATTGGATCTCTCCTCATTTCCATGTTGATTAACGTAGCTAGGGTTGAAGTTACAGGTATCGACCCAGTCACAAAGGAAGCCGTATATGGCGAAGCTCCTGCAATTTGTCATACGTTTCAATATAGAACTGGCAGTAAGATTGGtgttttaaaattacaCAGATCTTTGACGTACCAATTAGGTGGAGAAAGATTGAATGCAAGTGTCCAGCCGCAACACTTACCCATGTTAGTGAAGCCAAGACCATGGACTTCATGGAATTCTGGAGGTTACTATTATTCACAGTCAACGCTGATCCGGTCTAAAGATTCTCCCGAACAGTTAGCTTATATCAAGGCAGTTACTGGGAAAGGTGctgttaataatatctatCAGGGTTTGAATGTTCTAGGAGACACAGCTTGGACCGTTAACAAACCATTATTTAcaattttatcaaagaTTTGGAACAGTGGAGAGGAATACTTGGACATTCCTCCACAAGAAGATGACTGTCAGTTGCCACCTAAACCCCCACGGGAATCAGATCCCTTAGAGTTGAAAAGATGGAGAAATGATTGCcgttttaaaaacattGAATATAGAGGCAATAGGGCTATGAGGTGTGATTCAAACTATAAATTAGAAATTGCTAGAGCCTTCCTGGGAGAAAAATTCTATTTCCCCCATAATATGGATTTTAGAGGCCGGGCATACCCCTTGGCTCCCCACTTTAACCACTTGGGTAATGATATGACTAGAGCCctattaatattttggcAGGGCAAGAAATTGGGAGAAGACGGATTAAACTGGTTGAAGGTTCACTTAGCTAACTTGTATGGTATGGATAAGAAACCCTTTGAAGATCGTATCAAATTCACAGAGGAACATCTGGAAGATATAAAAGACTCTGCAGAAAATCCACTTCATGGAAATGGATGGTGGAAGAAAGCCGATAAACCATGGCAATGCCTGGCTACTTGTATGGAACTACGTGATGCCTATAAGCTAGAAAATCCTGAAGACTTTATTTCACACCAGCCTGTTCATCAAGATGGAACTTGTAATGGTTTACAGCACTACGCAGCATTAGGTGGTGATATCGAAGGTGCTAGACAGGTTAATTTGGTTCCAAGTGATCGTCCACAAGATGTGTATGCATTTGTCGCAAAGTTAGTAACTGAAAGACTCACGAAGGCGGCAGCTGCAGGTGACGAGAAAGCTGAACAGTTAAAGGACATGATCAATAGAAAGGTTGTCAAGAGGACTGTTATGACAAACGTATATGGTGTCACCTTTGTGGGAGCTAGTCAACAGATTGATAAGGAGTTACGCGAGGCATTTCCTGATAAGAATGAATCATACGACATGGCAAGATACCTAACAAGACATGTATTTGCAAGTATCCGTGAATTATTTCATGCTGCTCACTTAATCCAAGATTGGCTGGCAGAGAGTGCTAAAAAAATCTCAAAGTCTGTCAGACTAGATTTGGAGATtgaaaaaggcaaaaaattAGACAGCTCTTTAATGATGACTTCCGTGATATGGACGAGCCCTCTTGGGTTGCCTGTTGTCCAACCATACCGTGACATCAAGAAGAGACAGATTACCACTAATCTACAAACAGTATTCATTGCTGATCCCTTCGCTGTAAATCCAATTGACCCTAGAAAACAAATGGCTGGACTGCCCCCAAACTTCATTCATTCTTTAGATGCTTCTCATATGTTGTTATCTGCTATTGAGTGTGGTTCCCAGGGTCTACAGTTTGCAGCTGTTCATGATTCTTACTGGTCACATGCATGCGATATTTCATTGATGAACAAGACATTAAGAAACCAGTTTATAAAAATGCACGAGGTTGATCTGATTCAAAGACtaaaaaatgaatttgaCGAGCGTTATAAGGATTACTTGGAAGTGAGGCGGATAAAGAAGTCATCTGCGTTAGCCCTTGGCATTACACAGTTGAGGCAAGAACTTTCAGCGAAATTGGGCAAGCCGCTTACGCTCGCCGATGAAATAGCTATGGAACGAGAACGGATACAATTGTTAAGATCCCCTAATCCTGAGGACCAAGATCGTGGTAAAAAAATGGTTACTACTGTATCTTTCGTGGAGGGAGAGGATTATCAGGACCTAGAAGCACCCACTGGAACCCTAATTATGGTCCCAATGAAATTCCCTGACATTCCACCAAAAGGTGAATTTGATGTGAAGGAGTTAGTTCACAgtaaatatttcttctcctAG